DNA from Candidatus Methylomirabilota bacterium:
CGCGGCAGGGACAGCCTTCGCAGGCCGGGGGCCGGCGCCGCGCGTCGGCGAACTCCGGGGCGTCCACGATGGCCTCGCCCAGGCGGACGAGATCGGCGATGCGGATCCGGCTCGACGGCCAGTAGGTGCACGGCAACACCCGCCCGTCGGGAGCCACCCGCACCGTCGAGCGCCCACAGCCCGACCCGCTGAAGTCCTCGAGGCCGAGGACGCCGGCCAGCACCGGTTCGGTGGTCGCCACCAGCCGGGTCGTGTCGGCCAGCCGGCGGAACGCCGTCCAGAACTGGGCGTAGCTCAGCGTGAACCGGTCGGTCTTCGAGGGTTGGTAGATGTTGACGCGCAGATTCGCCCCGAACTGCCCGGCGAGGCGAGCCAGGGCCGGCAGTCCATCGTAGTTGATGCTCATCATCACGGCGGTCACGGTCACCGGGACCCCCAGATCGACGCAGCGCTCGAGGCCGCCCAGCACCGTGCGCCAGTTGCCGGCCCCGCGAAAGCCGTCGTGCTCGCGCTCGGTGGGGAAGTCGAGGGAAAACTCGACACTGTGGAAGCGCTTGACCGCGGCATCCCCCAAGGCCTGGATGCTGAGGCCGTTGGAGGTGATGCTCGTCTTGATGGCTCCCCTCCACAGGTGGTCCAGGATCGCCTGGTACTCGGCGTGCAGCCCGTTCTCCCCGACGCCGAGGTTCATCGAACGGACCGAGATCGCCTGGCAGACGCGCTGCACGTCGTGAAGGGTCAGCTGCTCGACCGCCCGGTCCGGCCGGTAGCAGTGCGGGCACTTGAGGTTGCAATCGTTGGTGAGCCCGATGCCGACCGAAAAGGCCATCAACGCCTCCAGGCGTAGCGCACGGTGGTGACGAGCAGGTGGTAGCCGGCCAGAACACTCCCCCGCAGGGTGCCGGCGACCTTGGAACGGCCGACCCGGGGCCGACAGCTCACCGGGACCTCGACGATGCGATAGCCGCGCCGCGCCGCTTTGACGATCATCTCGACGGGCCAGCCGTAGGTCGGGTGCTCCATGCCGAGGTCGTGGAGCACGCGTGCCGAGATCGCGCGGAAGGGGCCGATGTCGGTGAGCCGCAGACCGTAGAGCACGCGCAGCAATGTCGTGACCACGCGGTTGCCCACCCGCTGCTGGAGCGTGAGGGCGGCGGGGGCCCCGCTCCGCACCCGCGAGCCGATCACGAGGTGCGCCTCGCCGGCCAAGATCGGAGCGAGCACGCGGTCCATTTCGCGAGGGTCCTCGTTGCGATCGCCGTCCAGAAACACGAGGATGTCGGCGTCGATGGCCGCTCGCGCCCCGGCCAGACAGGCCGACCCGTAGCCGCGCCGGGCCTCGCGCACCACGCGGGCACCAGCGGCGGCGGCGATCTCTGCCGTGCGATCCGTGCTTGCGTTGTCCACGACGATGATCTCGCCCGCCCAGCGGCGGGGCACTTCGTCGACCACGGAACCGATGGCCGCCTCCTCGTTCAGGGCGGGGATGACGACGCTGACCCGCGGGCCGCCGGCTCGCCGCACACTGTCCCCCATATCGGTGTCATCCCCCGCGGCGACGTGATCCTGCCCTGCTGTCCGGCGCGCAATTGTCACAACCGTGTGAATTCCGCGCGGCCTGCCGATGCCGGCGACCGGGCTCCAGAGATATGCTCGATTGCCGCGGGCGTCAATAGACCAGAGACCACGCGGATTCCCCCCCCCGGTTAGACACCGGATCGTCAGGAACGGTGCGGCGGCAGGGCCATGGCCTCGCTCACTGCCGACAGGGTCGAATCGCGTCGGGCCGGGGGAGGACGTGCGGGGGGACGAAGATCGCGAGGTACCCGTCCGCCGGCGCGAGCGAGGTGAGCGCCGACAGACGATATCCGACGGCACCGAGCTCACACCGGAGGAGCGCCGCCGGCGTTCCGTGATCCTGCGTCGGCCTGTCCACCTCGACGATCCCGACCCGTGCGTGCGGGGCCAGTGCCGCGTGCAGGCGGTACATGAACTCGTACGGGCGCACGATCTCGTGGTACACGTGCGCGAGGAGGGCCACGTCGATGGAGCCGGGGGGCAGGTTCGGGTCTCCGGCTCCACCGAGGATCACCGTAACCTCGCGGATCGCCTCCCGCTCCAGCCGCTCCTCGAGCCGCTTCAAATGGTCGGCCTCGACGTCGGTGGCATAGATTCGCCCCGAGGAGCCCAGGCGCCGAGCGAGCCGGATCGTGTAGTAGCCGTCGCCGGCGCCGATGTCGGCCACCCGCGCGCCGGGAGCGATGCCCAACCGGTCCATGACCCGCTCGGCTTCGCCATGGGCGTCGCGGGTGGCCTCGTCGGAGTACGCAGCCGAGATGATGCTGGCGACCGGCCGGTCGGGAACGGGGAAGTGCGGGCCGTCCTGGGTTCCCGAGCCGGTCCGCTGGCAGGCCGAGGCCAGGGCCAGAGCAAGGAGCAGCGCGAGGACCATGCCT
Protein-coding regions in this window:
- a CDS encoding radical SAM protein, giving the protein MAFSVGIGLTNDCNLKCPHCYRPDRAVEQLTLHDVQRVCQAISVRSMNLGVGENGLHAEYQAILDHLWRGAIKTSITSNGLSIQALGDAAVKRFHSVEFSLDFPTEREHDGFRGAGNWRTVLGGLERCVDLGVPVTVTAVMMSINYDGLPALARLAGQFGANLRVNIYQPSKTDRFTLSYAQFWTAFRRLADTTRLVATTEPVLAGVLGLEDFSGSGCGRSTVRVAPDGRVLPCTYWPSSRIRIADLVRLGEAIVDAPEFADARRRPPACEGCPCRGGCAARRALSGRLDEPDPYCPFVQGEQIQLHWERAVSQDLPKLGSACTTVVSAC
- a CDS encoding glycosyltransferase family 2 protein — its product is MGDSVRRAGGPRVSVVIPALNEEAAIGSVVDEVPRRWAGEIIVVDNASTDRTAEIAAAAGARVVREARRGYGSACLAGARAAIDADILVFLDGDRNEDPREMDRVLAPILAGEAHLVIGSRVRSGAPAALTLQQRVGNRVVTTLLRVLYGLRLTDIGPFRAISARVLHDLGMEHPTYGWPVEMIVKAARRGYRIVEVPVSCRPRVGRSKVAGTLRGSVLAGYHLLVTTVRYAWRR
- a CDS encoding methyltransferase domain-containing protein, translated to MVLALLLALALASACQRTGSGTQDGPHFPVPDRPVASIISAAYSDEATRDAHGEAERVMDRLGIAPGARVADIGAGDGYYTIRLARRLGSSGRIYATDVEADHLKRLEERLEREAIREVTVILGGAGDPNLPPGSIDVALLAHVYHEIVRPYEFMYRLHAALAPHARVGIVEVDRPTQDHGTPAALLRCELGAVGYRLSALTSLAPADGYLAIFVPPHVLPRPDAIRPCRQ